A part of Brachybacterium faecium DSM 4810 genomic DNA contains:
- a CDS encoding DnaK suppressor protein, which produces MTGPSSRAESLTARREEILAQLAEIEQELAALRTDREGVDDDDEHDPDGVPLSAQWSGLEGRRESKLAALAALDEASSRLARGEDGLCRRCGRPIAPARLAVRPEATTCIDCAD; this is translated from the coding sequence ATGACCGGCCCGTCATCCCGCGCCGAGAGCCTCACCGCACGGCGGGAGGAGATCCTCGCCCAGCTCGCGGAGATCGAGCAGGAGCTCGCCGCGCTGCGCACGGACCGCGAAGGGGTCGACGACGACGATGAGCACGATCCCGACGGCGTGCCGCTGTCCGCGCAGTGGTCCGGGCTCGAGGGCCGACGGGAATCGAAGCTCGCCGCTCTGGCCGCCCTCGACGAGGCGTCCTCCCGGCTCGCCCGCGGTGAGGACGGGCTGTGCCGCCGCTGCGGCCGGCCGATCGCACCCGCGCGGCTCGCGGTGCGCCCGGAGGCGACCACCTGCATCGACTGCGCCGACTGA
- a CDS encoding PAP2 superfamily protein (PFAM: PAP2 superfamily), translated as MVAEPRTPHSALLEARLAGRDVAAPGRGLGARLTSAPALAAMLLAVILLAIGPLQELDLFLARRWLYRWEPSLLPFAQNVLDRLASQIVCVPILAAVAVVLARRRRSWRPLVIAGIAELSFALGVGAMKVFFARGVTYRRDPGFFEAGLFEHGTTGISFPSGHASESVLIYGTAVYLIARYSGASQRVVRVLQWSVAVAATISVATSFLIGWHWLTDLVGGVLAGGLFLRLIIDGDARLHRRADEAELTTMLSSPSS; from the coding sequence ATGGTCGCAGAACCCCGGACTCCGCACTCCGCCCTGCTCGAGGCCCGCCTCGCAGGGCGCGACGTCGCTGCACCGGGACGCGGCCTGGGCGCGAGGCTGACCTCCGCCCCGGCGCTCGCCGCGATGCTGCTGGCCGTGATCCTGCTGGCCATCGGCCCGCTCCAGGAGCTGGACCTGTTCCTGGCACGGCGCTGGCTGTACCGCTGGGAGCCCTCGCTGCTGCCCTTCGCGCAGAACGTGCTGGACCGTCTGGCCAGCCAGATCGTCTGCGTGCCGATCCTCGCAGCGGTCGCGGTGGTGCTCGCGCGCCGCCGCCGCTCGTGGCGGCCGCTGGTCATCGCGGGGATCGCGGAGCTCTCCTTCGCGCTCGGAGTCGGCGCGATGAAGGTCTTCTTCGCCCGCGGCGTCACCTATCGCCGCGACCCGGGCTTCTTCGAGGCCGGCCTGTTCGAGCACGGCACCACCGGGATCAGCTTCCCCTCGGGCCACGCCTCCGAGTCGGTGCTCATCTACGGCACCGCGGTCTACCTCATCGCCCGCTACAGCGGTGCCTCCCAGCGTGTGGTGCGCGTGCTGCAGTGGAGCGTCGCGGTGGCCGCGACCATCTCCGTGGCCACGTCGTTCCTCATCGGCTGGCACTGGCTCACCGACCTCGTCGGCGGAGTGCTCGCCGGCGGGCTGTTCCTGCGCCTGATCATCGACGGCGATGCCCGCCTGCACCGACGGGCGGACGAGGCCGAGCTGACGACCATGCTCTCCTCGCCCTCCTCCTGA
- a CDS encoding amino acid ABC transporter membrane protein (PFAM: Binding-protein-dependent transport system inner membrane component~TIGRFAM: amine acid ABC transporter, permease protein, 3-TM region, His/Glu/Gln/Arg/opine family), whose translation MSSTVNVLFDAPGPKAKRNVLLANLIALAGVLVLAALVLLQLDRQGQLRADLWLNAVNGNAWTNYYLPGLQFTLQSSGIAVVTAMIFGLIFGFLRLAPFAIIRGASGIVVEFFRAVPVLVMMFFLYFFLSRRVAPTGLFASEDSAYFAVIIGLTVYNGAVIAELIRSGVRSLPKGQREAAAAIGMTNNQSLRIVEVPQALTAMLPSLLSQFVVILKDSALGFLIGFYELLQYSRQLGSGYSNILQSLVMAALIFIVINYLLTRVATWLAGRLSSRTGGSTAPVTGTTMVPTLEPETK comes from the coding sequence ATGAGCTCGACCGTGAACGTCCTCTTCGACGCCCCCGGCCCGAAGGCCAAGCGCAACGTGCTGCTCGCCAACCTCATCGCCCTGGCGGGCGTGCTCGTGCTCGCCGCGCTGGTGCTGCTGCAGCTGGATCGTCAGGGACAGCTGCGCGCGGATCTGTGGCTCAACGCCGTGAACGGCAACGCGTGGACGAACTACTACCTGCCCGGGCTGCAGTTCACCCTGCAGTCCTCCGGCATCGCCGTGGTGACGGCGATGATCTTCGGCCTGATCTTCGGTTTCCTGCGCCTCGCGCCGTTCGCGATCATCCGCGGCGCCTCCGGCATCGTGGTGGAGTTCTTCCGCGCCGTGCCGGTGCTGGTGATGATGTTCTTCCTGTATTTCTTCCTCTCGCGGCGCGTGGCCCCCACGGGACTGTTCGCCTCGGAGGATTCCGCGTACTTCGCGGTGATCATCGGGCTGACGGTCTACAACGGCGCTGTCATCGCGGAGCTCATCCGCTCCGGCGTGAGGTCGCTGCCCAAGGGGCAGCGGGAGGCCGCGGCCGCGATCGGCATGACGAACAACCAGTCGCTGCGGATCGTCGAGGTCCCGCAGGCGCTCACCGCGATGCTGCCCTCGCTGCTCAGCCAGTTCGTGGTGATCCTCAAGGATTCCGCGCTCGGGTTCCTGATCGGCTTCTACGAGCTGCTGCAGTACTCCCGCCAGCTCGGCTCCGGCTACTCGAACATCCTGCAGTCGCTGGTGATGGCGGCGCTGATCTTCATCGTCATCAACTATCTGCTCACGCGGGTGGCGACCTGGCTCGCCGGCCGGCTGTCCTCCCGCACGGGAGGCTCCACCGCGCCCGTCACCGGCACCACGATGGTCCCCACCCTGGAGCCCGAGACGAAGTGA
- a CDS encoding amino acid ABC transporter membrane protein (PFAM: Binding-protein-dependent transport system inner membrane component~TIGRFAM: amine acid ABC transporter, permease protein, 3-TM region, His/Glu/Gln/Arg/opine family): MNGFIELFADYDVLGAFWMNIKLTAISAVGAFILGTILALFRISPVASFRTIGTAYVNIVRNTPLTIIMVLGVLAVWGQLKIEFFSDFSLNFFTYAIIALSLYHASFVCEAIRSGVNTVPLGQAEAARAIGLSFLPAARIIVLPQALRGAVTPLGNTLIALTKNTTVAAAASVAEASGLMSTMIEFNPNLMTYIFLTIAIGFCLLVIPMGFLTTWLSDKLAVAR, encoded by the coding sequence ATGAACGGTTTCATCGAACTCTTCGCCGATTACGACGTGCTCGGCGCCTTCTGGATGAACATCAAGCTCACGGCGATCTCCGCCGTGGGCGCGTTCATCCTGGGAACGATCCTGGCCCTGTTCCGGATCTCGCCGGTCGCCTCGTTCCGCACCATCGGCACCGCGTACGTCAACATCGTGCGCAACACCCCGCTGACGATCATCATGGTGCTCGGCGTCCTCGCCGTCTGGGGGCAGCTGAAGATCGAGTTCTTCTCCGACTTCTCCCTGAACTTCTTCACCTACGCGATCATCGCGCTGTCGCTCTACCACGCCTCCTTCGTGTGCGAGGCGATCCGCTCGGGCGTGAACACGGTGCCGCTCGGCCAGGCCGAGGCCGCCCGCGCCATCGGCCTCTCGTTCCTGCCGGCCGCCCGCATCATCGTCCTGCCGCAGGCGCTGCGGGGAGCGGTCACCCCGCTGGGCAACACCCTGATCGCGCTGACCAAGAACACCACTGTCGCCGCCGCGGCCTCGGTGGCGGAGGCCTCCGGACTGATGAGCACGATGATCGAGTTCAACCCGAATCTGATGACCTACATCTTCCTCACCATCGCGATCGGCTTCTGCCTGCTGGTCATCCCGATGGGCTTCCTGACCACCTGGCTCTCGGACAAGCTGGCGGTGGCGCGATGA
- a CDS encoding amino acid-binding protein (PFAM: Bacterial extracellular solute-binding proteins, family 3): MRTKLASVAALAAAAALAMTACAPSSQSGNGDGGDGGGEGGGDGVRIGIKYDQPGLGFREGGGDPTGFDVEVAKYVADELGYSEDQIEWVQTPSANRENALEGGEVDMIIATYSITDERKERVDFAGPYFVAGQDLLVRADDSEITGPEALDGKNLCSVTGSTSAQKIKDEYAEGVQLVEQGGYAECVTYLESGQVDAVTTDDIILAGLAATPENSGKFKVVGNPFSVERYGVGIPSGAETCGDINDAITKMKEEGTWQEVLDAATEGTGYTPSEELNNGPEAELESCDG; encoded by the coding sequence ATGCGCACCAAACTCGCATCCGTCGCCGCGCTGGCCGCCGCGGCCGCTCTCGCGATGACCGCCTGCGCCCCCTCGTCCCAGTCCGGCAACGGCGACGGCGGCGACGGCGGCGGCGAGGGCGGCGGCGACGGCGTCCGCATCGGCATCAAGTACGACCAGCCGGGCCTCGGCTTCCGCGAGGGCGGCGGCGATCCGACCGGCTTCGACGTCGAGGTCGCCAAGTACGTCGCGGACGAGCTCGGCTACTCCGAGGACCAGATCGAATGGGTCCAGACCCCCTCCGCCAACCGCGAGAACGCCCTCGAGGGCGGCGAGGTCGACATGATCATCGCCACCTACTCGATCACCGATGAGCGCAAGGAGCGGGTCGACTTCGCCGGGCCCTACTTCGTGGCCGGCCAGGACCTGCTGGTCCGCGCCGACGATTCGGAGATCACCGGCCCCGAGGCGCTCGACGGCAAGAACCTCTGCTCCGTCACCGGCTCCACCTCGGCGCAGAAGATCAAGGACGAGTACGCCGAGGGCGTGCAGCTGGTCGAGCAGGGCGGCTACGCCGAGTGCGTGACCTACCTCGAATCCGGCCAGGTGGACGCGGTCACCACCGATGACATCATCCTCGCCGGCCTCGCCGCGACGCCGGAGAACTCCGGCAAGTTCAAGGTGGTGGGCAACCCCTTCTCCGTGGAGCGCTACGGCGTGGGCATCCCCTCCGGCGCCGAGACCTGCGGCGACATCAACGACGCGATCACGAAGATGAAGGAGGAGGGCACCTGGCAGGAGGTCCTGGACGCCGCCACCGAGGGCACCGGCTACACGCCCAGCGAGGAGCTGAACAACGGGCCCGAGGCCGAGCTCGAGTCCTGCGACGGCTGA
- a CDS encoding amino acid ABC transporter ATP-binding protein (PFAM: ABC transporter) — protein sequence MTQTTPESDGPAAAATSTRPLVELRGVNKHFGTFQALADIDLTIPEGQVAIVIGPSGSGKSTLCRTINRLETIDDDGGLISIDGEVLPREGKALAKLRADVGMVFQSFNLFAHKSILENVTVGPIKVRGVKKAQATEEAMTLLERVGVAQQAKKMPAELSGGQQQRVAIARALAMKPKVMLFDEPTSALDPEMVQEVLDVMVQLAKEGMTMVVVTHEMGFARQVGDRVVFMDEGRILEDADPDTFFTAPQHERAKNFLGKILAH from the coding sequence ATGACACAGACGACACCGGAGTCCGACGGTCCCGCAGCCGCCGCGACCTCGACGCGCCCGCTGGTCGAGCTGCGCGGGGTCAACAAGCATTTCGGCACCTTCCAGGCCCTGGCCGACATCGACCTGACGATCCCCGAAGGCCAGGTCGCGATCGTGATCGGCCCGTCGGGCTCGGGCAAGTCCACGCTGTGCCGCACCATCAACCGGCTCGAGACGATCGATGACGACGGCGGGCTGATCAGCATCGACGGCGAGGTGCTGCCCCGGGAGGGCAAGGCGCTCGCGAAGCTGCGCGCCGACGTGGGGATGGTCTTCCAGTCCTTCAACCTCTTCGCCCACAAGTCGATCCTCGAGAACGTGACCGTCGGCCCGATCAAGGTCCGGGGCGTGAAGAAGGCGCAGGCCACCGAGGAGGCGATGACGCTGCTCGAACGCGTGGGCGTCGCCCAGCAGGCCAAGAAGATGCCGGCCGAGCTCTCCGGCGGCCAGCAGCAGCGCGTCGCCATCGCCCGCGCCCTGGCGATGAAGCCCAAGGTGATGCTGTTCGACGAGCCCACCTCCGCCCTGGATCCGGAGATGGTCCAGGAGGTCCTCGACGTGATGGTCCAGCTGGCCAAGGAGGGCATGACCATGGTCGTGGTCACCCACGAGATGGGCTTCGCCCGGCAGGTCGGGGACCGCGTGGTCTTCATGGACGAGGGCCGGATCCTCGAGGACGCCGACCCCGACACATTCTTCACCGCACCGCAGCACGAGCGCGCCAAGAACTTCCTGGGGAAGATCCTCGCGCACTGA
- a CDS encoding alanine dehydrogenase (PFAM: Alanine dehydrogenase/PNT, C-terminal domain) translates to MTGTAGPSTAPASGLIAEPGRRDDLLSLGVLAESSMENERRLPIHPLHLDRIDPDLRARMIVERGYASRFPLEPGYVEARVGRVAERDEVIASADVLLLPKPQLADVEEIPAGGVLWGWPHCVQDTAMTQAAIDRGLTLIAFEAMNHWTWRGHYGLHVFHKNNELAGYCSVLHAMSLTGVSGHFGPRRSAVVIGFGATARGAVTALNAQGIHDIEILTQRGVAAVASPIHGAQIVQLDTEDTELHESEVLSSQGVVPLPQFLAAHDIIVHCTLQDVAAPLTYLRTVDLEILRPGSLIIDVSCDAGMGFEWARPTGFEDPMFTVGRGVDYYAVDHSPSYLWNAATWEISEALLPFLRTVMEGPSAWAESQTISRATEIRSGQILNSSILGFQDREEASPHPPHGGSAPVIR, encoded by the coding sequence ATGACCGGCACCGCTGGACCGTCCACTGCCCCGGCCTCGGGCCTCATCGCGGAGCCGGGACGGCGCGATGACCTGCTCTCCCTCGGCGTGCTCGCCGAGTCCTCGATGGAGAACGAGCGCCGCCTGCCGATCCATCCGCTCCACCTCGACCGCATCGACCCGGACCTCCGCGCCCGGATGATCGTCGAGCGTGGTTACGCGTCCCGGTTCCCGCTCGAGCCCGGATACGTCGAGGCGCGCGTGGGCCGCGTCGCCGAGCGGGACGAGGTGATCGCATCGGCCGACGTGCTGCTCCTGCCCAAGCCGCAGCTCGCCGATGTCGAGGAGATCCCCGCGGGCGGTGTGCTGTGGGGCTGGCCCCACTGCGTGCAGGACACGGCGATGACGCAGGCGGCGATCGACCGCGGCCTCACCCTGATCGCTTTCGAGGCGATGAACCACTGGACGTGGCGCGGACACTACGGCCTGCACGTCTTCCACAAGAACAACGAGCTCGCCGGCTACTGCTCGGTCCTGCATGCGATGAGCCTCACCGGGGTCTCCGGTCATTTCGGTCCGCGGCGCAGCGCCGTCGTCATCGGTTTCGGCGCCACCGCACGCGGTGCCGTCACGGCGCTGAACGCCCAGGGGATCCATGACATCGAGATCCTCACCCAGCGGGGCGTGGCGGCGGTGGCCTCACCGATCCACGGCGCGCAGATCGTCCAGCTCGACACCGAAGACACCGAGCTCCATGAGAGCGAGGTGCTGTCGTCGCAGGGGGTCGTCCCGCTCCCGCAGTTCCTCGCCGCGCACGACATCATCGTCCACTGCACCCTCCAGGACGTCGCCGCTCCCTTGACGTATCTGCGGACTGTCGACCTCGAGATCCTCCGACCCGGGTCGCTCATCATCGACGTCTCCTGCGACGCGGGGATGGGCTTCGAGTGGGCTCGGCCCACCGGCTTCGAGGACCCCATGTTCACCGTCGGCCGCGGGGTGGACTACTACGCCGTCGACCATAGCCCGTCCTACCTGTGGAACGCGGCGACCTGGGAGATCAGCGAGGCGCTGCTGCCCTTCCTGCGCACCGTCATGGAGGGGCCGTCGGCGTGGGCGGAGAGCCAGACGATCTCCCGGGCGACAGAGATCCGGAGCGGCCAGATCCTCAACAGCAGCATCCTCGGGTTCCAGGACCGCGAGGAGGCGTCTCCGCACCCGCCTCACGGCGGATCTGCGCCCGTGATCCGGTGA
- a CDS encoding glycosyltransferase, MGT family (PFAM: UDP-glucoronosyl and UDP-glucosyl transferase~TIGRFAM: glycosyltransferase, MGT family), translating to MATIHVYGPLGAGHVNPTLGIVAELVRRGHTVTYWAPRMFSARILETGARFEPVTSTWEQHGGGPPQMHGREFTRAMGLLLDETTAMVPQLDQAPRPDLVLHDGTLAWWGRILAHRWGVPAVETWPNFVGNEHWSMNAYTKITPLSPRFLWQVLRIGRYLRSQGIRDVGGFLQGRLAAARLVTIPRAFQFAGDTFTDWEFVGPALTERSFQAEWAPPSGDLPVLLVSLGTAYNARPEFFRMVLASAAERPWHVVLAIGDQVDPGSLGPVPANVEIHRQAPQLAVLRHARAFVTHAGMGSTMEAIDHQVPMVAVPQMVEQRANADRLAQLGLGRGLDPEHLDAPSLWEAVDAVAEDPEVRGELARMRGECVAAGGAPRAADVIERVLAGR from the coding sequence ATGGCGACGATCCACGTGTACGGGCCGCTGGGAGCCGGCCACGTCAACCCGACCCTCGGCATCGTGGCGGAGCTGGTGCGGCGCGGGCACACCGTGACCTACTGGGCCCCGCGGATGTTCTCCGCCCGGATCCTCGAGACCGGCGCCCGGTTCGAGCCGGTCACCTCCACCTGGGAGCAGCACGGGGGAGGGCCGCCGCAGATGCACGGCCGGGAGTTCACCCGGGCCATGGGCCTGCTGCTGGACGAGACGACGGCGATGGTCCCGCAGCTCGACCAGGCGCCCCGGCCGGACCTCGTCCTGCACGACGGCACGCTCGCCTGGTGGGGGAGGATCCTGGCGCACCGCTGGGGCGTGCCGGCGGTCGAGACGTGGCCGAACTTCGTGGGCAACGAGCACTGGTCGATGAACGCATACACGAAGATCACCCCGCTCAGCCCGCGCTTCCTGTGGCAGGTGCTGCGCATCGGCCGCTACCTGCGCAGCCAGGGCATCCGGGACGTCGGCGGATTCCTGCAGGGCCGGCTCGCCGCGGCGCGGCTGGTCACCATCCCGCGCGCCTTCCAGTTCGCCGGCGACACCTTCACCGACTGGGAGTTCGTGGGCCCGGCGCTCACCGAACGCTCCTTCCAGGCCGAGTGGGCGCCGCCGAGCGGGGACCTGCCCGTCCTGCTCGTCTCCCTGGGCACCGCCTACAACGCCCGGCCCGAGTTCTTCCGGATGGTGCTCGCCTCGGCCGCGGAGCGGCCATGGCACGTGGTGCTCGCGATCGGTGACCAGGTCGACCCGGGCAGCCTCGGCCCGGTCCCCGCGAACGTCGAGATCCATCGGCAGGCGCCGCAGCTCGCCGTGCTGCGCCACGCCCGCGCCTTCGTCACCCACGCCGGGATGGGCAGCACGATGGAGGCCATCGATCATCAGGTGCCGATGGTGGCGGTGCCGCAGATGGTCGAGCAGCGCGCGAACGCGGATCGGCTCGCACAGCTCGGCCTCGGCCGGGGCCTCGACCCCGAGCACCTCGACGCCCCCTCCCTCTGGGAGGCGGTGGACGCCGTGGCCGAGGATCCGGAGGTGCGCGGAGAGCTGGCGCGGATGCGCGGGGAATGCGTCGCCGCAGGCGGCGCACCGCGGGCGGCCGACGTGATCGAGCGGGTGCTCGCCGGCCGGTGA
- a CDS encoding pseudouridine synthase, RluA family (PFAM: S4 domain; RNA pseudouridylate synthase~TIGRFAM: pseudouridine synthase, RluA family), with protein MRPVTEAGPGRSEPARTLIVDVEHAGRRLDKFLRSRVKGVPAGLLFRLLRQGKLRVNGRKAQQNYRLQAGDEITVPALRIDADAAPPPAVPPALIQQLRGTALHEDEDLLIIDKPAGVAVHRGTDVPAGVIDALRQLRPELPDLELIHRLDRSTSGVLALAKSPSMLRYLHDLLRDREDEIERRYLALVAGHWPAETTILDAPLRREENRVVVDPDGQRAETHVAVAQRFGNRATLLEVRLLTGRKHQIRVHLQHAGHPIAGDDRYGDDAFNRRAASLGGTGLHLHAAELVIPRPDGTTLAVTAPTPRRWEQLLRAGL; from the coding sequence GTGCGCCCCGTGACGGAGGCCGGCCCCGGGCGGAGCGAACCGGCGCGCACGCTCATCGTCGACGTCGAACACGCCGGCCGGCGACTCGACAAGTTCCTGCGCTCCCGCGTCAAAGGCGTGCCGGCAGGACTGCTGTTCCGCCTCCTGCGCCAGGGGAAGCTGCGCGTCAACGGTCGCAAGGCGCAGCAGAACTATCGCCTGCAGGCGGGCGACGAGATCACCGTCCCCGCGCTGAGGATCGACGCTGACGCGGCACCGCCCCCGGCCGTCCCGCCGGCGCTGATCCAGCAGCTGCGCGGCACCGCCCTCCACGAGGACGAGGATCTCCTGATCATCGACAAACCGGCCGGCGTCGCCGTCCACAGGGGCACCGATGTCCCGGCCGGAGTGATCGACGCGCTGCGGCAGCTTCGACCCGAGCTGCCTGATCTGGAGCTCATCCACCGCCTGGACCGCAGCACCTCGGGGGTGCTCGCCCTCGCGAAGAGCCCCTCGATGCTGCGCTACCTCCACGACCTGCTGCGCGACCGGGAGGACGAGATCGAGCGCCGCTACCTGGCCCTCGTGGCCGGGCACTGGCCCGCGGAGACGACGATCCTGGATGCCCCGCTGCGGCGGGAGGAGAACCGCGTGGTCGTCGACCCCGACGGGCAGCGCGCCGAGACGCACGTCGCGGTGGCGCAGCGCTTCGGGAACCGGGCCACCCTCCTGGAGGTCCGGCTGCTGACCGGGCGGAAGCACCAGATCCGGGTGCACCTGCAGCACGCCGGCCACCCCATCGCCGGCGACGACCGGTACGGGGACGACGCGTTCAACCGCCGCGCGGCGAGCCTCGGCGGCACCGGACTCCACCTCCATGCCGCTGAGCTGGTCATCCCGAGGCCCGACGGCACGACCCTCGCGGTCACGGCGCCCACGCCCCGGCGATGGGAGCAGCTGCTGCGGGCAGGACTGTGA
- a CDS encoding uncharacterized protein, gamma-carboxymuconolactone decarboxylase subunit like protein (PFAM: Carboxymuconolactone decarboxylase family): protein MELSRAKGEKFVEETQSPESAAAWKQQLDAYAPGTSDWVVDAVFGGTYQREGLELRDRQMLNMAALAAMGGTEPQLTGHIKTAVEVAGMSREDVAECFVHLMPYIGVPKTLAAMRCMTTAFEG from the coding sequence GTGGAGCTGAGCAGAGCCAAGGGCGAGAAGTTCGTCGAGGAGACGCAGTCCCCCGAGAGCGCCGCAGCCTGGAAGCAGCAGCTGGACGCGTACGCCCCCGGCACCTCCGACTGGGTGGTCGATGCGGTGTTCGGCGGCACCTACCAGCGCGAGGGCCTCGAGCTGCGCGACCGCCAGATGCTCAACATGGCGGCTCTGGCGGCCATGGGCGGCACCGAGCCGCAGCTCACCGGCCACATCAAGACCGCGGTCGAGGTCGCCGGCATGAGCCGGGAGGACGTCGCCGAATGCTTCGTGCACCTGATGCCGTACATCGGAGTGCCGAAGACCCTCGCCGCCATGCGCTGCATGACGACCGCGTTCGAGGGCTGA
- a CDS encoding alkylphosphonate utilization operon protein PhnA (PFAM: PhnA protein; PhnA Zinc-Ribbon~TIGRFAM: alkylphosphonate utilization operon protein PhnA), protein MSEVLPECPRCDESYTYESGLLLACPMCGHEWSPETAGVADGGEGEDAPPEIRDSVGNVLADGDTVTVSKDLKIKGGGGGVVKVGTKVRGIRLIDPIDGHDIDATVPGFGAMKLKSSVVKKAL, encoded by the coding sequence ATGTCCGAGGTTCTGCCCGAGTGCCCCCGGTGCGACGAGTCGTACACCTACGAATCAGGTCTGCTGCTGGCATGCCCGATGTGCGGCCATGAGTGGTCTCCCGAGACCGCAGGCGTCGCTGACGGGGGCGAGGGTGAGGACGCGCCCCCGGAGATCCGGGACTCCGTCGGCAACGTTCTCGCCGACGGCGACACGGTCACCGTCTCCAAGGACCTCAAGATCAAGGGTGGGGGCGGCGGCGTCGTCAAGGTCGGCACCAAGGTGCGCGGGATCCGCCTCATCGACCCGATCGACGGCCACGACATCGATGCGACCGTGCCGGGCTTCGGCGCCATGAAGCTCAAGTCCAGCGTGGTCAAGAAGGCTCTCTGA
- a CDS encoding transcriptional regulator, ArsR family (PFAM: Bacterial regulatory protein, arsR family): MARALEHPDIATVSLDTVLAALSDPIRREIVTQLSRGHDDQACIAFELPVSKSTSTHHFRVLREAGLINQRYAGTAILNTLRCDDMDTRFPGLLDAVIEAECRDRTAGAAAPS; encoded by the coding sequence GTGGCACGAGCGCTCGAGCACCCCGACATCGCGACCGTCTCCCTCGACACGGTCCTCGCGGCGCTGTCCGACCCGATCCGTCGCGAGATCGTCACCCAGCTCTCCCGCGGGCACGACGACCAGGCCTGCATCGCGTTCGAGCTCCCGGTCTCGAAGTCCACGTCCACTCATCACTTCCGGGTCCTGCGCGAGGCGGGACTGATCAACCAGCGCTACGCAGGCACCGCGATCTTGAACACGCTGCGCTGCGACGACATGGATACGCGGTTCCCCGGCCTGCTCGACGCCGTCATCGAGGCCGAATGCCGCGACCGGACGGCCGGAGCGGCTGCGCCCTCCTGA